A stretch of bacterium DNA encodes these proteins:
- a CDS encoding dihydropteroate synthase, which yields MIIIGERINGTRKNIKEAIEKKDKLFIKKEIKKQINCGSNYIDLNAGIGKGKEREKEDIKWLIECLYEVGNFPVCIDSSDPDVIDFGLSLIKTPDKMINSINGEKEKIEKMLPVIKKYPESKIICLTMDDKGIPSDYKKRIEIAENLIGILNGIDVKNENIFVDCLVEPVSVNYENGLIFLKALKEVKKFNVKTTCGLSNVSFGLPDRKLVNKYFLALCIYEGLDSAIVDPTIPDIREAICVSEMLTGKDEFCMNYLRSKRENCF from the coding sequence ATGATAATAATTGGTGAAAGGATAAATGGTACAAGAAAAAATATAAAGGAGGCAATTGAAAAAAAAGATAAGTTGTTTATAAAAAAAGAGATTAAAAAGCAGATTAATTGTGGTTCTAATTATATTGATTTAAATGCTGGAATTGGAAAAGGTAAAGAAAGAGAAAAAGAAGATATAAAATGGTTAATTGAATGTTTGTATGAAGTGGGAAATTTTCCTGTCTGTATTGATAGTTCTGACCCTGATGTGATTGATTTTGGTTTGTCTCTTATTAAAACACCTGATAAAATGATAAATTCAATAAATGGAGAAAAAGAAAAAATAGAGAAAATGCTACCGGTAATTAAAAAATATCCTGAAAGTAAAATTATATGTTTAACAATGGATGATAAAGGAATACCATCTGATTATAAAAAAAGAATAGAGATAGCAGAAAATTTAATAGGGATATTGAATGGAATCGATGTTAAAAATGAAAACATATTTGTTGATTGTCTGGTTGAACCTGTCAGTGTAAATTATGAAAATGGACTTATTTTTTTAAAAGCATTAAAAGAAGTAAAAAAATTTAATGTAAAAACCACCTGTGGTCTTTCAAATGTTTCTTTTGGACTTCCTGATAGAAAACTTGTTAATAAATATTTTCTTGCTTTATGTATTTATGAAGGTCTTGACTCTGCAATAGTTGACCCGACAATACCTGATATAAGAGAAGCAATATGTGTAAGTGAAATGTTAACAGGTAAAGACGAATTCTGTATGAATTATTTAAGAAGTAAAAGAGAAAACTGTTTTTAA
- a CDS encoding metallopeptidase family protein: protein MKISKEKFEEIVYQKFMKIPKEIRDKIENVAIIIEDSPQPNFFGLYHGVPFPKRKTPAYSLVLPDRIIIYKESIEKYCRTEEEIEKMIEKVLLHEIGHYLGLDENSLKKLDL, encoded by the coding sequence ATGAAAATATCAAAAGAAAAATTTGAGGAAATAGTTTATCAGAAATTTATGAAAATACCAAAAGAAATAAGAGATAAAATTGAAAATGTTGCAATTATAATTGAAGACAGTCCTCAACCCAATTTTTTCGGTTTATATCACGGAGTCCCTTTCCCAAAAAGAAAAACTCCTGCTTATTCTCTTGTACTTCCTGATAGAATAATCATCTATAAGGAAAGTATTGAAAAGTACTGCAGAACAGAAGAAGAAATTGAAAAAATGATTGAAAAAGTCCTTTTACATGAGATTGGACATTATCTCGGTCTTGATGAAAACTCATTGAAAAAACTTGACCTTTAA